The Pseudomonas azotoformans genome has a segment encoding these proteins:
- a CDS encoding integrative conjugative element protein, RAQPRD family, translating to MLVGGVLTVSLYCAPISCANADVAYERANLYSILRQLNALEDTAHRSPHLADETGKRYFFDYQRLTDDIARIRHGLKDYLSPSRAQPRGPVELSGNYTTEGRQP from the coding sequence ATTTTAGTAGGCGGAGTTTTAACAGTTTCTTTGTATTGCGCACCTATCAGCTGTGCAAATGCCGACGTCGCATACGAACGAGCGAACTTATACTCAATACTCCGCCAGCTAAATGCTCTGGAAGACACCGCCCACCGCAGCCCTCACCTTGCGGACGAAACCGGCAAGCGCTACTTCTTCGACTACCAGCGTCTAACAGACGACATCGCCCGCATTCGCCACGGTCTGAAAGATTACCTATCCCCCAGCCGAGCCCAGCCTAGGGGCCCCGTCGAGCTTTCCGGCAACTACACAACCGAAGGCCGCCAGCCATGA
- a CDS encoding TIGR03745 family integrating conjugative element membrane protein, whose amino-acid sequence MSCLTKTLYTVTGATLLPSFASAALPAAQPPSRGEGTNLIQTMQNYGFDAFMLIGLVILGVMFLGVAWHAFGVYHEIQDGKKKWRDLGATATVGVGVLGVGIFLVTKATGIL is encoded by the coding sequence ATGTCTTGCCTTACCAAAACCCTCTACACCGTGACTGGCGCAACGTTGCTGCCCTCGTTCGCATCCGCTGCTCTGCCGGCTGCACAGCCCCCCTCACGTGGCGAGGGCACCAACCTGATCCAAACCATGCAGAACTATGGCTTCGACGCCTTCATGCTGATCGGCCTGGTCATCTTGGGCGTGATGTTCCTCGGTGTGGCCTGGCATGCCTTCGGCGTTTATCACGAGATCCAGGACGGCAAGAAGAAATGGCGCGACCTTGGCGCCACCGCCACGGTGGGGGTGGGAGTTCTCGGCGTTGGGATCTTCCTCGTCACGAAAGCCACCGGCATTTTGTAA
- a CDS encoding DUF262 domain-containing protein, whose amino-acid sequence MSFKFTMEPRVSFLSALLKDIYEGILKVPRFQRNLVWKRQQQRELLCSIYEGLPIGALLVWNTRLDNINTYDHIGPFLVEVAPSSTSNIYLMDGLQRLSTLYCMLLHPVDKISTKYSSENKVSDFLMYCDLSADNVENMFLFRDELTADELVRKNYLYMPLDLVFKSKELLRFQRLIPAHMETLLDRCDAVVSAFKDYKIPVIPLESDDQALVTKSFERINSRGTVMSEAHMLNALSYTDKFDLLGSLELYSEKYFEESSKWKEIDTEFVLMLLKLKLGYEIYSKETDKLAKNINDRSISEIFEAIERLAEFSSKYLNIDSPASFPYRLQMLGIARSFLDDPKCSPQLLVSWFYISAYTNAFGTTARNSQRALTDLYDYLKEGSLSWSLNQAPALLALEGIKVNLNAGRIKTWVLALAAKLDASNFELYKGRDKRLVPVRPKEFIKFERRPGFYFLLGDKSDQKFSIGRMSDIEADAHFVTPELLELYESNNFNEFARIRESLMFAWEVENLIQPSVDLAKFVIESGTKIY is encoded by the coding sequence ATGAGTTTTAAATTTACAATGGAGCCGCGAGTTTCCTTCTTGTCCGCTTTATTAAAAGATATTTATGAGGGGATTCTTAAGGTTCCCCGATTTCAACGAAACTTAGTTTGGAAGAGGCAGCAGCAGCGAGAGCTACTTTGCAGTATTTATGAGGGGCTTCCTATTGGTGCACTTTTAGTTTGGAATACTAGGCTTGATAATATAAACACCTATGATCATATTGGGCCGTTTCTTGTTGAGGTAGCTCCTTCGTCAACTTCAAATATTTATTTGATGGATGGCTTGCAACGTCTTTCGACTCTTTATTGCATGCTTCTACATCCTGTTGATAAAATAAGCACAAAATATTCTAGTGAAAATAAAGTTTCTGACTTTTTGATGTATTGTGATTTGTCTGCCGATAATGTTGAAAATATGTTTTTATTTCGTGATGAGCTAACTGCGGATGAGTTGGTGAGAAAGAACTATTTGTACATGCCTTTGGATTTAGTTTTCAAGAGCAAAGAGTTGTTACGGTTTCAGCGCCTGATACCTGCGCACATGGAAACTCTTTTAGATCGATGCGATGCGGTCGTAAGTGCTTTCAAAGACTATAAGATTCCTGTTATTCCTTTAGAGTCAGATGATCAGGCACTAGTGACAAAAAGTTTTGAGAGAATTAATAGTCGCGGTACCGTGATGTCTGAAGCTCATATGCTAAATGCTTTAAGCTATACGGATAAGTTTGATTTGCTGGGCAGTCTTGAACTTTATAGTGAAAAATATTTTGAAGAGTCCTCTAAGTGGAAGGAGATCGATACTGAGTTTGTATTGATGCTCTTGAAGTTAAAGCTGGGCTACGAAATTTATTCAAAAGAAACTGATAAGTTAGCAAAAAATATTAATGATCGCTCTATCTCTGAGATTTTTGAAGCTATTGAGCGGTTGGCTGAGTTTTCCAGTAAATACTTAAATATTGATTCCCCTGCATCTTTTCCTTATCGCCTTCAAATGCTTGGAATTGCGCGCTCTTTTCTTGATGATCCGAAGTGCTCGCCTCAGTTGCTAGTTAGTTGGTTTTATATTTCGGCATATACAAATGCTTTTGGCACTACTGCTCGAAACTCTCAGCGGGCGCTGACAGACCTGTATGATTATCTAAAAGAGGGGAGCCTCTCATGGTCCTTAAATCAAGCACCGGCTTTGTTGGCTTTGGAGGGTATTAAAGTTAACTTAAATGCTGGCAGAATTAAGACATGGGTACTCGCATTGGCTGCCAAGCTAGATGCTTCAAATTTTGAGTTATATAAGGGAAGGGATAAGCGATTAGTCCCCGTTCGGCCTAAGGAGTTTATTAAATTTGAGCGTCGGCCTGGGTTCTATTTTTTGCTTGGGGATAAGTCTGACCAAAAGTTTTCAATTGGTAGGATGTCTGATATTGAAGCCGATGCCCACTTTGTAACGCCAGAGCTTTTGGAATTATATGAATCCAACAATTTTAATGAGTTTGCAAGAATAAGAGAGAGTTTGATGTTTGCATGGGAGGTGGAAAATTTAATTCAGCCATCAGTGGATTTAGCAAAATTTGTGATAGAATCCGGCACGAAAATTTACTGA
- a CDS encoding AAA family ATPase, with translation MDGARVSAVCFAGYKAFKALQKMNVKPLTILFGYNNSGKSAAIRLMPMLAASFSEGKRKTLMKSHLDYTSPCMRGAAFKNLAHAAGNKMSFGVEWDDGESMCFELTQQGEDEEVISALAFIEKRAGHLALSEYQISDETDAPELRYQLKGEPAVEANLRNFTMLRSDNEEQVIHQTINEKLKGFSRSVFWLNSVRVQPPREFAVNSSVVAGINFDGSGTAETIWKLSREKSLSFEYINTWLVETCGRAIDMNLLSQSSSNNQVVCRLETVSVTDTPSNSSIRIPILDSGEGIAQALPVVTLCAQAACGELGPNPVIMLEQPELHLHPRAVVVLANFLVKCIKLNKQASFIIETHSEGLLLAIQTALAAGELDLNDLCTYWVSKGVTDEGSALNEVEFDQDGYILKNFPDEVFQEIYEQAKNLMGVRDGQGE, from the coding sequence ATGGATGGCGCAAGAGTTAGTGCGGTTTGCTTTGCTGGATATAAAGCATTTAAAGCATTGCAGAAGATGAATGTTAAGCCCCTAACTATTCTATTTGGTTATAATAATTCAGGTAAAAGTGCTGCTATTAGATTGATGCCTATGCTGGCGGCAAGTTTTTCAGAAGGGAAACGAAAAACTTTGATGAAAAGTCATCTTGATTATACATCTCCGTGTATGAGAGGAGCGGCTTTTAAAAATCTTGCACATGCCGCAGGTAACAAAATGTCTTTTGGTGTTGAGTGGGACGACGGCGAATCAATGTGTTTTGAACTCACGCAACAAGGCGAAGATGAGGAAGTTATATCTGCATTAGCTTTTATCGAGAAGAGAGCAGGCCATCTCGCTCTTTCTGAATATCAAATTAGTGATGAGACTGATGCGCCGGAGTTACGGTATCAATTAAAAGGAGAACCGGCGGTTGAGGCCAATTTGCGCAATTTTACAATGTTACGCTCAGACAATGAAGAACAGGTTATTCATCAAACTATAAATGAAAAGCTTAAGGGTTTTTCTCGCTCCGTGTTCTGGTTGAACTCAGTGAGAGTGCAGCCTCCTAGAGAGTTTGCTGTGAACTCTAGTGTTGTGGCAGGAATTAACTTTGATGGTTCGGGGACGGCTGAAACGATTTGGAAGTTGTCTAGAGAGAAGAGTCTTTCATTTGAGTACATAAATACTTGGCTGGTTGAAACGTGTGGTCGGGCCATTGATATGAATCTGCTTTCGCAAAGCTCGAGTAATAATCAAGTAGTGTGCAGGCTCGAAACAGTTTCTGTGACAGATACACCTAGCAACTCTTCAATTAGGATCCCGATTTTAGATTCTGGTGAGGGCATTGCTCAAGCTCTCCCCGTTGTAACTCTGTGCGCGCAAGCTGCCTGCGGGGAGCTAGGGCCTAATCCCGTGATTATGCTAGAACAACCAGAGTTGCACCTTCATCCCCGTGCGGTTGTTGTGTTGGCAAATTTTTTGGTTAAGTGTATTAAGTTAAATAAACAAGCAAGCTTTATAATTGAGACTCACTCGGAAGGATTGTTGTTGGCTATTCAAACCGCACTTGCAGCAGGCGAGCTTGATTTGAATGATCTCTGTACCTATTGGGTTTCTAAAGGCGTAACAGATGAAGGTAGTGCTCTAAATGAGGTTGAGTTTGATCAGGACGGTTATATTCTAAAGAATTTTCCAGATGAGGTCTTTCAAGAGATTTATGAGCAGGCTAAAAATTTAATGGGCGTTCGAGACGGTCAGGGAGAGTGA
- a CDS encoding TIGR03758 family integrating conjugative element protein — translation MSMSGPQASAFQTSGGFPPSASYLLFVGFAIAITFLWAAWATWSCYRGWATGNLEQAIAAPSVVRVLLLSVILTFFILS, via the coding sequence ATGAGCATGTCCGGCCCCCAAGCCTCCGCCTTCCAAACATCAGGCGGCTTCCCTCCCAGCGCCAGCTACCTGTTGTTCGTAGGCTTCGCCATAGCCATCACCTTCCTCTGGGCAGCCTGGGCAACCTGGAGCTGCTACCGAGGCTGGGCCACCGGGAACCTGGAACAAGCCATCGCGGCACCGTCGGTTGTCCGGGTCCTTCTGCTCAGCGTGATCCTCACCTTTTTCATCCTCAGTTGA